From Plasmodium cynomolgi strain B DNA, chromosome 9, whole genome shotgun sequence:
NNNNNNNNNNNNNNNNNNNNNNNNNNNNNNNNNNNNNNNNNNNNNNNNNNNNNNNNNNNNNNNNNNNNNNNNNNNNNNNNNNNNNNNNNNNNNNNNNNNNNNNNNNNNNNNNNNNNNNNNNNNNNNNNNNNNNNNNNNNNNNNNNNNNNNNNNNNNNNNNNNNNNNNNNNNNNNNNNNNNNNNNNNNNNNNNNNNNNNNNNNNNNNNNNNNNNNNNNNNNNNNNNNNNNNNNNNNNNNNNNNNNNNNNNNNNNNNNNNNNNNNNNNNNNNNNNNNNNNNNNNNNNNNNNNNNNNNNNNNNNNNNNNNNNNNNNNNNNNNNNNNNNNNNNNNNNNNNNNNNNNNNNNNNNNNNNNNNNNNNNNNNNNNNNNNNNNNNNNNNNNNNNNNNNNNNNNNNNNNNNNNNNNNNNNNNNNNNNNNNNNNNNNNNNNNNNNNNNNNNNNNNNNNNNNNNNNNNNNNNNNNNNNNNNNNNNNNNNNNNNNNNNNNNNNNNNNNNNNNNNNNNNNNNNNNNNNNNNNNNNNNNNNNNNNNNNNNNNNNNNNNNNNNNNNNNNNNNNNNNNNNNNNNNNNNNNNNNNNNNNNNNNNNNNNCTTTTTCCTGTCCGCCTGCGCAGGAACATCAAAGGATTCGCCATCCAGGGTGGGGACCCAACGAACACAGGAAAAGGCGGCGAAAGCATCTTTGGGAAATACTTCGAAGACGAATTTCAATCGACGTTGAAGGTTCGGCGGATGGGATTGTGGTGGCCACTTGGCCAGCGCGAAACGTCATTTTGGTTATCACCCCGTCTCTTTGCAGTTAGTATTTGCTTTACTCGTCCCACTGCTAATCcatgcttccctttttttccctactcCCACCTGCAGCACGACAAACGTGGAATTGTCTCCATGGCCAACAAAGGCAAACCCAACACGAACGGGTCGCAGTTCTTCATAACCTACTCCAGGCAGCCGCACCTAAATGGAGTTTACCCGGTCTTTGGAAAGTAAACACAAACGAGGGGGATTAACTCCACCAAAGGAAGGCAGACTGCATCGACAAAAGTGGCATAAACTTACGCACACTGTGTCGTGCTATGAGCGGATGATTAAAAATTCGAGTGCTTCTTCGAGTTGGGGGCACGCACAGCATGCGCATTTCGACAGAgttgttttgaaaaaatgaaaaaaagaaagtcgGCGGGAGAGTAGCAGGGGGAGAGTCACAGGGGGAGAGTCACGGGGGGAGATACACACGGGGAGATACACATGGGGAGATACACACGGGGAGATACACATGGGGAGATACACATGGGGAGATACACATGGGGAGATACACATGGGGTCATCCACATGGGGTCATCCACATGGGGACATCCACATGGGGACTTCCACACTGAGACATCCACATGGGGACTTCCACACTGAGACATCCACATGGAGTGAGATGCAGAGTGCGCGCAACGCTCCTGGCGTGCGCACTTCGGAAAGAAGCCCCCTCGCTGGGATAAGGCCAGCCACTAACTTgccctctcccccttttgcttacTCATCTTACAGGGTCATTGATGGGATGGATGTCCTGTCCGTTCTGGAAAATGGTACACGTGTTGCCTGCTTTGCGACGCCTGCTAATTGATCGCCCTGCCTCGTTTGCGACGCCTGTCAATTGATCGCCCCGCCTGGCGTGCCGCACCAGTTGATCCGTTTCCATGCCTCCCCGTCACTTAACCTTGCCGTTCCCCCTCACGCCAATCAATTCGCAGAACCCGTGGGAGAAAAGCACAAGCCCCTGAAGGACATCCTGATAGAGTCCGTGACAATACACGCCAACCCCATCGCGGAGGATGAGGCCGTCTCGACTTGATTCTCTCCACATTGACACACCTGCGACGTACACATGGTTATGCAGTTCGATTGTCAGATTGCCCGCTTCACAGCTCGTCCGAGGCAGCGGGTGGGCCGCGCGCTGCCTTGGGACCCTTCTTCTTTGTCTTGGCCATCCCGGCCTTGCCCTGAATGATATCCTTCATGCGCAGGTCATAACcaacgttaaaaaaatcaagcaGAATGATGCACAGAGTCAGCAAGACCATCAATATGAGGAAGAGCTTCCATATTCTCCTCAAGTAACGGAAGCTAAACGAGTTAATGTGAAGACAGCTTATGCTATAGTCAGCCCCGGCGGAAAGTAAAAAGGTATCATTTTTGATGAAACACATAGCAGTGATGGGAAGCTCATGCTTCTTGTAATGCGCTAAAAGGGAATACCTActgttgtaaatttttagGGCACCT
This genomic window contains:
- a CDS encoding cyclophilin (putative), whose amino-acid sequence is EHQRIRHPGWGPNEHRKRRRKHLWEILRRRISIDVEARQTWNCLHGQQRQTQHERVAVLHNLLQAAAPKWSLPGLWKV